A genomic stretch from Rhineura floridana isolate rRhiFlo1 chromosome 18, rRhiFlo1.hap2, whole genome shotgun sequence includes:
- the LDLRAD2 gene encoding low-density lipoprotein receptor class A domain-containing protein 2, giving the protein MQTVSVVDFCGQTLHGDGMVLTSHRDSRRYYFVVAGTDCPLTMQAASLQDKVQFQFRFFLVYSMVRLPSSMPASNASKDHHTLGSLQSRREQETIDPCTAGSYVQFYDGKNHTAKPLGTPLCGRNIPRPILSTGNFLTLRLVTRGQQPRVDFVGDFTSLRTGLDASTCSMESYFPCRNGKCIPLSLVCDGSNVDNCGDGTDQAAQPPAWCKGSTTPPPPLNAEASSVVNVLPSQVTCAGPQESQLLPPGTAPWDKTDKRKPLLVSLAAILGVALLFWCCWNPGWFVWRVGACRYLPGCNSVCAACHLCTRSCAHREPPKVTPHGSAEPPV; this is encoded by the exons ATGCAGACAG TGAGTGTGGTTGATTTTTGTGGCCAGACCCTCCACGGGGACGGGATGGTGTTAACTTCCCACCGAGACTCACGGCGTTACTACTTTGTAGTAGCTGGGACTGACTGCCCGCTTACCATGCAGGCCGCGTCCCTCCAAGACAAGGTCCAGTTCCAGTTCCGCTTCTTCCTGGTGTACAGCATGGTGCGTTTGCCTTCCAGCAtgccagccagcaatgccagcaAGGACCACCACACCCTGGGCTCCCTCCAGTCcagaagggagcaggagaccattGACCCTTGCACTGCAG GCTCCTATGTGCAGTTCTATGATGGTAAAAACCACACTGCCAAGCCCCTGGGAACCCCACTGTGTGGGAGGAACATCCCTAGGCCCATCCTTTCTACTGGTAACTTCCTGACCTTACGGCTTGTGACCCGCGGCCAGCAACCTCGTGTGGACTTTGTGGGTGATTTCACCTCCCTCCGAACTG GCTTGGATGCTTCAACTTGCAGCATGGAGTCCTATTTCCCCTGTCGCAATGGCAAGTGCATCCCTCTTAGCTTAGTctgtgatggcagcaatgtggaCAACTGCGGGGATGGCACAGACCAGGCTGCTCAGCCCccagcctggtgcaaag GCTCAACCACGCCCCCGCCACCCCTGAATGCTGAGGCCTCTTCTGTAGTTAATGTCCTTCCAAGTCAGGTGACCTGTGCAGGACCCCAGGAGAGCCAGCTCCTGCCCCCAGGCACTGCCCCCTGGGACAAAACAG ACAAACGCAAACCTCTCCTTGTCTCGCTGGCCGCCATCTTAGGTGTAGCCTTGCTGTTCTGGTGCTGCTGGAACCCAGGCTGGTTCGTTTGGAGAGTCGGCGCCTGCAGGTACCTGCCTGGCTGCAATTCTGTCTGTGCTGCCTGTCACCTCTGCACACGCAGTTGCGCCCACCGGGAGCCCCCCAAGGTGACTCCACATGGAAGCGCTGAGCCACCCGTGTGA